In Paralichthys olivaceus isolate ysfri-2021 chromosome 13, ASM2471397v2, whole genome shotgun sequence, the following are encoded in one genomic region:
- the mag gene encoding myelin-associated glycoprotein isoform X4 has product MWCLELLLTLLLIIKDASCQWNVWVPRDISAMTNSCVVIPCTFMYPSGVRPYRGIHGIWYFGQPYPQLFPPVVFKTRTDVVHESYKGRTKLLGDLHQRNCTLLINNIGTEHSGRYYFRADLGGANMYTYPDFAELKVLDQPNIDVPEEIVSDENLELTCYAPDNCPEMTPEIQWMYTDYLPDPEFSTDYLEESNTAVLSSTLTFVPRPMHNGQLLGCRVYYPNTTLVYEKLISLDVKYAPRSVWVNVSSEVMEGSSVVLHCEVESNPVSRISWMFGDQELLWDTASNISLSLDDLTPAQEGVYTCIGDNGYGMMNTSLYLAVKYPPREPVVNDSMTVQEGTTLALHCSTQGSPAPTLTWLKDGELVGTITADELSVLQITEITPQGDGQYRCLAENEHGRASSSFNITVEYAPVLLEESKCTVVREGVQCLCMATGNPEPTIEFYLPDLNITINETDGRYNFYTHTDGHTSTGMIKLREKGERVDNGGPAVNVHCSFYNMYGRESVLLELQQEKKYMMAVIVGTIGGVAVIAFIIAAVRYVGHNNKNLRQSFWAQSLTPF; this is encoded by the exons ATGTGGTGTTTGGAGCTGCTCTTAACACTGCTGTTGATCATCAAAG ATGCCAGTTGCCAGTGGAACGTCTGGGTACCGCGAGACATCTCGGCCATGACGAACTCCTGCGTGGTCATCCCTTGCACCTTCATGTATCCCTCCGGGGTCAGGCCGTACCGCGGCATTCACGGTATCTGGTACTTCGGCCAGCCCTACCCGCAACTCTTCCCTCCGGTAGTCTTCAAAACACGCACAGACGTCGTACACGAGAGCTACAAGGGCCGCACCAAGCTGCTGGGCGACCTGCACCAGAGGAACTGCACTCTGCTCATCAACAACATCGGCACAGAGCACTCGGGGAGATACTACTTCCGCGCTGACCTCGGTGGAGCCAACATGTACACGTACCCGGACTTCGCTGAGCTCAAAGTTCTTG ATCAGCCCAACATCGACGTGCCAGAGGAGATTGTCAGCGACGAGAATCTTGAGTTGACATGTTACGCTCCTGACAACTGTCCTGAAATGACTCCAGAGATCCAGTGGATGTACACCGACTACCTGCCCGACCCTGAGTTCTCGACTGACTACCTGGAAGAGAGCAACACGGCCGTACTCTCCAGCACCCTCACCTTTGTACCCAGACCCATGCACAACGGACAGCTGCTGGGCTGCAGGGTCTACTACCCTAACACCACGCTGGTCTACGAGAAGCTCATCTCTCTGGACGTCAAGT ACGCTCCACGCTCGGTGTGGGTCAACGTGTCCTCGGAGGTGATGGAGGGCAGCTCCGTGGTGCTGCACTGCGAGGTAGAGAGTAACCCTGTGTCCAGGATCTCCTGGATGTTTGGAGACCAGGAGCTGTTGTGGGACACGGCGTCCAACATCTCGCTCTCCCTGGATGATTTGACGCCTGCACAGGAGGGAGTCTACACCTGCATTGGTGACAACGGCTATGGGATGATGAACACCTCACTGTACCTGGCTGTCAAGT ACCCTCCACGCGAGCCGGTGGTGAACGACTCTATGACTGTGCAAGAGGGCACAACACTGGCCCTGCACTGCAGCACCCAGGGCAGCCCGGCCCCGACCCTCACCTGGCTGAAAGACGGGGAGCTGGTGGGCACCATCACCGCTGACGAGCTGTCCGTGCTGCAGATCACGGAGATCACACCTCAGGGAGACGGACAGTACCGCTGCCTGGCCGAGAACGAGCACGGCAGAGCCAGCAGCTCCTTTAACATCACTGTTGAGT ATGCCCCAGTCCTCCTGGAGGAGTCAAAGTGCACCGTGGTGAGGGAGGGTGTCCAGTGTCTGTGCATGGCAACAGGAAACCCAGAGCCCACCATCGAGTTCTACCTGCCCGACCTGAACATCACCATCAACGAAACAGACGGCCGGTACAACTTTTACACGCACACGGACGGACACACCTCCACAGGCATGATCAAGCTGCGGGAGAAAGGAGAGCGGGTCGATAACGGCGGCCCTGCTGTCAATGTCCACTGCAGCTTCTACAACATGTACGGAAGAGAGAGCGTActtctggagctgcagcaggaga AAAAGTACATGATGGCAGTTATAGTTGGCACCATTGGCGGAGTAGCGGTCATAGCCTTCATCATTGCAGCAGTGAGATACGTTGGCCACAACAACAAGAA CTTAAGACAGAGCTTCTGGGCTCAAAGTTTAACTCCATTCTAG
- the mag gene encoding myelin-associated glycoprotein isoform X1 — protein MWCLELLLTLLLIIKDASCQWNVWVPRDISAMTNSCVVIPCTFMYPSGVRPYRGIHGIWYFGQPYPQLFPPVVFKTRTDVVHESYKGRTKLLGDLHQRNCTLLINNIGTEHSGRYYFRADLGGANMYTYPDFAELKVLDQPNIDVPEEIVSDENLELTCYAPDNCPEMTPEIQWMYTDYLPDPEFSTDYLEESNTAVLSSTLTFVPRPMHNGQLLGCRVYYPNTTLVYEKLISLDVKYAPRSVWVNVSSEVMEGSSVVLHCEVESNPVSRISWMFGDQELLWDTASNISLSLDDLTPAQEGVYTCIGDNGYGMMNTSLYLAVKYPPREPVVNDSMTVQEGTTLALHCSTQGSPAPTLTWLKDGELVGTITADELSVLQITEITPQGDGQYRCLAENEHGRASSSFNITVEYAPVLLEESKCTVVREGVQCLCMATGNPEPTIEFYLPDLNITINETDGRYNFYTHTDGHTSTGMIKLREKGERVDNGGPAVNVHCSFYNMYGRESVLLELQQEKKYMMAVIVGTIGGVAVIAFIIAAVRYVGHNNKKENGNPIQEVVLENPALYYSAVKKDKQNLRKKVLKTELLGSKFNSILEETTGEDGDYQPVGSMAGLEKQELNYAALEFIGARPREGASGRGDDGSNYTEIKAK, from the exons ATGTGGTGTTTGGAGCTGCTCTTAACACTGCTGTTGATCATCAAAG ATGCCAGTTGCCAGTGGAACGTCTGGGTACCGCGAGACATCTCGGCCATGACGAACTCCTGCGTGGTCATCCCTTGCACCTTCATGTATCCCTCCGGGGTCAGGCCGTACCGCGGCATTCACGGTATCTGGTACTTCGGCCAGCCCTACCCGCAACTCTTCCCTCCGGTAGTCTTCAAAACACGCACAGACGTCGTACACGAGAGCTACAAGGGCCGCACCAAGCTGCTGGGCGACCTGCACCAGAGGAACTGCACTCTGCTCATCAACAACATCGGCACAGAGCACTCGGGGAGATACTACTTCCGCGCTGACCTCGGTGGAGCCAACATGTACACGTACCCGGACTTCGCTGAGCTCAAAGTTCTTG ATCAGCCCAACATCGACGTGCCAGAGGAGATTGTCAGCGACGAGAATCTTGAGTTGACATGTTACGCTCCTGACAACTGTCCTGAAATGACTCCAGAGATCCAGTGGATGTACACCGACTACCTGCCCGACCCTGAGTTCTCGACTGACTACCTGGAAGAGAGCAACACGGCCGTACTCTCCAGCACCCTCACCTTTGTACCCAGACCCATGCACAACGGACAGCTGCTGGGCTGCAGGGTCTACTACCCTAACACCACGCTGGTCTACGAGAAGCTCATCTCTCTGGACGTCAAGT ACGCTCCACGCTCGGTGTGGGTCAACGTGTCCTCGGAGGTGATGGAGGGCAGCTCCGTGGTGCTGCACTGCGAGGTAGAGAGTAACCCTGTGTCCAGGATCTCCTGGATGTTTGGAGACCAGGAGCTGTTGTGGGACACGGCGTCCAACATCTCGCTCTCCCTGGATGATTTGACGCCTGCACAGGAGGGAGTCTACACCTGCATTGGTGACAACGGCTATGGGATGATGAACACCTCACTGTACCTGGCTGTCAAGT ACCCTCCACGCGAGCCGGTGGTGAACGACTCTATGACTGTGCAAGAGGGCACAACACTGGCCCTGCACTGCAGCACCCAGGGCAGCCCGGCCCCGACCCTCACCTGGCTGAAAGACGGGGAGCTGGTGGGCACCATCACCGCTGACGAGCTGTCCGTGCTGCAGATCACGGAGATCACACCTCAGGGAGACGGACAGTACCGCTGCCTGGCCGAGAACGAGCACGGCAGAGCCAGCAGCTCCTTTAACATCACTGTTGAGT ATGCCCCAGTCCTCCTGGAGGAGTCAAAGTGCACCGTGGTGAGGGAGGGTGTCCAGTGTCTGTGCATGGCAACAGGAAACCCAGAGCCCACCATCGAGTTCTACCTGCCCGACCTGAACATCACCATCAACGAAACAGACGGCCGGTACAACTTTTACACGCACACGGACGGACACACCTCCACAGGCATGATCAAGCTGCGGGAGAAAGGAGAGCGGGTCGATAACGGCGGCCCTGCTGTCAATGTCCACTGCAGCTTCTACAACATGTACGGAAGAGAGAGCGTActtctggagctgcagcaggaga AAAAGTACATGATGGCAGTTATAGTTGGCACCATTGGCGGAGTAGCGGTCATAGCCTTCATCATTGCAGCAGTGAGATACGTTGGCCACAACAACAAGAA AGAGAATGGCAACCCTATACAGGAAGTGGTCCTGGAGAACCCAGCTTTGTACTACAGCGCAGTCAAGAAGGACAAACAAAATCTCAGGAAGAAAGTG CTTAAGACAGAGCTTCTGGGCTCAAAGTTTAACTCCATTCTAGAGGAGACTACG GGAGAAGACGGGGATTATCAACCTGTGGGCTCTATGGCAGGACTGGAGAAACAAGAGCTGAATTATGCCGCTCTGGAGTTTATCGGGGCCAGGCCCAGGGAGGGGGCCTCAGGGAGGGGGGATGACGGCAGCAACTACACGGAAATCAAAGCCAAATGA
- the mag gene encoding myelin-associated glycoprotein isoform X3 has product MWCLELLLTLLLIIKDASCQWNVWVPRDISAMTNSCVVIPCTFMYPSGVRPYRGIHGIWYFGQPYPQLFPPVVFKTRTDVVHESYKGRTKLLGDLHQRNCTLLINNIGTEHSGRYYFRADLGGANMYTYPDFAELKVLDQPNIDVPEEIVSDENLELTCYAPDNCPEMTPEIQWMYTDYLPDPEFSTDYLEESNTAVLSSTLTFVPRPMHNGQLLGCRVYYPNTTLVYEKLISLDVKYAPRSVWVNVSSEVMEGSSVVLHCEVESNPVSRISWMFGDQELLWDTASNISLSLDDLTPAQEGVYTCIGDNGYGMMNTSLYLAVKYPPREPVVNDSMTVQEGTTLALHCSTQGSPAPTLTWLKDGELVGTITADELSVLQITEITPQGDGQYRCLAENEHGRASSSFNITVEYAPVLLEESKCTVVREGVQCLCMATGNPEPTIEFYLPDLNITINETDGRYNFYTHTDGHTSTGMIKLREKGERVDNGGPAVNVHCSFYNMYGRESVLLELQQEKKYMMAVIVGTIGGVAVIAFIIAAVRYVGHNNKKEKTGIINLWALWQDWRNKS; this is encoded by the exons ATGTGGTGTTTGGAGCTGCTCTTAACACTGCTGTTGATCATCAAAG ATGCCAGTTGCCAGTGGAACGTCTGGGTACCGCGAGACATCTCGGCCATGACGAACTCCTGCGTGGTCATCCCTTGCACCTTCATGTATCCCTCCGGGGTCAGGCCGTACCGCGGCATTCACGGTATCTGGTACTTCGGCCAGCCCTACCCGCAACTCTTCCCTCCGGTAGTCTTCAAAACACGCACAGACGTCGTACACGAGAGCTACAAGGGCCGCACCAAGCTGCTGGGCGACCTGCACCAGAGGAACTGCACTCTGCTCATCAACAACATCGGCACAGAGCACTCGGGGAGATACTACTTCCGCGCTGACCTCGGTGGAGCCAACATGTACACGTACCCGGACTTCGCTGAGCTCAAAGTTCTTG ATCAGCCCAACATCGACGTGCCAGAGGAGATTGTCAGCGACGAGAATCTTGAGTTGACATGTTACGCTCCTGACAACTGTCCTGAAATGACTCCAGAGATCCAGTGGATGTACACCGACTACCTGCCCGACCCTGAGTTCTCGACTGACTACCTGGAAGAGAGCAACACGGCCGTACTCTCCAGCACCCTCACCTTTGTACCCAGACCCATGCACAACGGACAGCTGCTGGGCTGCAGGGTCTACTACCCTAACACCACGCTGGTCTACGAGAAGCTCATCTCTCTGGACGTCAAGT ACGCTCCACGCTCGGTGTGGGTCAACGTGTCCTCGGAGGTGATGGAGGGCAGCTCCGTGGTGCTGCACTGCGAGGTAGAGAGTAACCCTGTGTCCAGGATCTCCTGGATGTTTGGAGACCAGGAGCTGTTGTGGGACACGGCGTCCAACATCTCGCTCTCCCTGGATGATTTGACGCCTGCACAGGAGGGAGTCTACACCTGCATTGGTGACAACGGCTATGGGATGATGAACACCTCACTGTACCTGGCTGTCAAGT ACCCTCCACGCGAGCCGGTGGTGAACGACTCTATGACTGTGCAAGAGGGCACAACACTGGCCCTGCACTGCAGCACCCAGGGCAGCCCGGCCCCGACCCTCACCTGGCTGAAAGACGGGGAGCTGGTGGGCACCATCACCGCTGACGAGCTGTCCGTGCTGCAGATCACGGAGATCACACCTCAGGGAGACGGACAGTACCGCTGCCTGGCCGAGAACGAGCACGGCAGAGCCAGCAGCTCCTTTAACATCACTGTTGAGT ATGCCCCAGTCCTCCTGGAGGAGTCAAAGTGCACCGTGGTGAGGGAGGGTGTCCAGTGTCTGTGCATGGCAACAGGAAACCCAGAGCCCACCATCGAGTTCTACCTGCCCGACCTGAACATCACCATCAACGAAACAGACGGCCGGTACAACTTTTACACGCACACGGACGGACACACCTCCACAGGCATGATCAAGCTGCGGGAGAAAGGAGAGCGGGTCGATAACGGCGGCCCTGCTGTCAATGTCCACTGCAGCTTCTACAACATGTACGGAAGAGAGAGCGTActtctggagctgcagcaggaga AAAAGTACATGATGGCAGTTATAGTTGGCACCATTGGCGGAGTAGCGGTCATAGCCTTCATCATTGCAGCAGTGAGATACGTTGGCCACAACAACAAGAA GGAGAAGACGGGGATTATCAACCTGTGGGCTCTATGGCAGGACTGGAGAAACAAGAGCTGA
- the mag gene encoding myelin-associated glycoprotein isoform X2 → MWCLELLLTLLLIIKDASCQWNVWVPRDISAMTNSCVVIPCTFMYPSGVRPYRGIHGIWYFGQPYPQLFPPVVFKTRTDVVHESYKGRTKLLGDLHQRNCTLLINNIGTEHSGRYYFRADLGGANMYTYPDFAELKVLDQPNIDVPEEIVSDENLELTCYAPDNCPEMTPEIQWMYTDYLPDPEFSTDYLEESNTAVLSSTLTFVPRPMHNGQLLGCRVYYPNTTLVYEKLISLDVKYAPRSVWVNVSSEVMEGSSVVLHCEVESNPVSRISWMFGDQELLWDTASNISLSLDDLTPAQEGVYTCIGDNGYGMMNTSLYLAVKYPPREPVVNDSMTVQEGTTLALHCSTQGSPAPTLTWLKDGELVGTITADELSVLQITEITPQGDGQYRCLAENEHGRASSSFNITVEYAPVLLEESKCTVVREGVQCLCMATGNPEPTIEFYLPDLNITINETDGRYNFYTHTDGHTSTGMIKLREKGERVDNGGPAVNVHCSFYNMYGRESVLLELQQEKKYMMAVIVGTIGGVAVIAFIIAAVRYVGHNNKKENGNPIQEVVLENPALYYSAVKKDKQNLRKKVGEDGDYQPVGSMAGLEKQELNYAALEFIGARPREGASGRGDDGSNYTEIKAK, encoded by the exons ATGTGGTGTTTGGAGCTGCTCTTAACACTGCTGTTGATCATCAAAG ATGCCAGTTGCCAGTGGAACGTCTGGGTACCGCGAGACATCTCGGCCATGACGAACTCCTGCGTGGTCATCCCTTGCACCTTCATGTATCCCTCCGGGGTCAGGCCGTACCGCGGCATTCACGGTATCTGGTACTTCGGCCAGCCCTACCCGCAACTCTTCCCTCCGGTAGTCTTCAAAACACGCACAGACGTCGTACACGAGAGCTACAAGGGCCGCACCAAGCTGCTGGGCGACCTGCACCAGAGGAACTGCACTCTGCTCATCAACAACATCGGCACAGAGCACTCGGGGAGATACTACTTCCGCGCTGACCTCGGTGGAGCCAACATGTACACGTACCCGGACTTCGCTGAGCTCAAAGTTCTTG ATCAGCCCAACATCGACGTGCCAGAGGAGATTGTCAGCGACGAGAATCTTGAGTTGACATGTTACGCTCCTGACAACTGTCCTGAAATGACTCCAGAGATCCAGTGGATGTACACCGACTACCTGCCCGACCCTGAGTTCTCGACTGACTACCTGGAAGAGAGCAACACGGCCGTACTCTCCAGCACCCTCACCTTTGTACCCAGACCCATGCACAACGGACAGCTGCTGGGCTGCAGGGTCTACTACCCTAACACCACGCTGGTCTACGAGAAGCTCATCTCTCTGGACGTCAAGT ACGCTCCACGCTCGGTGTGGGTCAACGTGTCCTCGGAGGTGATGGAGGGCAGCTCCGTGGTGCTGCACTGCGAGGTAGAGAGTAACCCTGTGTCCAGGATCTCCTGGATGTTTGGAGACCAGGAGCTGTTGTGGGACACGGCGTCCAACATCTCGCTCTCCCTGGATGATTTGACGCCTGCACAGGAGGGAGTCTACACCTGCATTGGTGACAACGGCTATGGGATGATGAACACCTCACTGTACCTGGCTGTCAAGT ACCCTCCACGCGAGCCGGTGGTGAACGACTCTATGACTGTGCAAGAGGGCACAACACTGGCCCTGCACTGCAGCACCCAGGGCAGCCCGGCCCCGACCCTCACCTGGCTGAAAGACGGGGAGCTGGTGGGCACCATCACCGCTGACGAGCTGTCCGTGCTGCAGATCACGGAGATCACACCTCAGGGAGACGGACAGTACCGCTGCCTGGCCGAGAACGAGCACGGCAGAGCCAGCAGCTCCTTTAACATCACTGTTGAGT ATGCCCCAGTCCTCCTGGAGGAGTCAAAGTGCACCGTGGTGAGGGAGGGTGTCCAGTGTCTGTGCATGGCAACAGGAAACCCAGAGCCCACCATCGAGTTCTACCTGCCCGACCTGAACATCACCATCAACGAAACAGACGGCCGGTACAACTTTTACACGCACACGGACGGACACACCTCCACAGGCATGATCAAGCTGCGGGAGAAAGGAGAGCGGGTCGATAACGGCGGCCCTGCTGTCAATGTCCACTGCAGCTTCTACAACATGTACGGAAGAGAGAGCGTActtctggagctgcagcaggaga AAAAGTACATGATGGCAGTTATAGTTGGCACCATTGGCGGAGTAGCGGTCATAGCCTTCATCATTGCAGCAGTGAGATACGTTGGCCACAACAACAAGAA AGAGAATGGCAACCCTATACAGGAAGTGGTCCTGGAGAACCCAGCTTTGTACTACAGCGCAGTCAAGAAGGACAAACAAAATCTCAGGAAGAAAGTG GGAGAAGACGGGGATTATCAACCTGTGGGCTCTATGGCAGGACTGGAGAAACAAGAGCTGAATTATGCCGCTCTGGAGTTTATCGGGGCCAGGCCCAGGGAGGGGGCCTCAGGGAGGGGGGATGACGGCAGCAACTACACGGAAATCAAAGCCAAATGA